The following proteins come from a genomic window of Proteinivorax hydrogeniformans:
- a CDS encoding TGS domain-containing protein, which translates to MAANLTPQYYAAEEAYKKATTTEEKIAHLEEMLAVIPKHKGTEKIQGELRKKLSKLKKSEDKGGSKKTVSPFVIEKQGAGQVFLLGFPNCGKSAFVGKLTAAKTEEQPYPFSTFTPVVGMLPYHDVFIQLVDTPPIDPQGISGEFASGIKNAHLLIIMVDFTDGDCIEHIPKIQKLIEEKRIINHSNTPGVQGLLPYKVLWVGNKFDSPEAMENFEVAQDLVDDFPDFYKISVKDSLGLDNLTEVLFQKLEVNRIYTKAPGKDPDFSKPFTLPKGSTILDLAEQIHKDIAANLEKARVWGSAKFDGQWVNHDHVLQDKDVVELSSNT; encoded by the coding sequence ATGGCCGCGAATCTAACACCACAATATTATGCCGCTGAAGAGGCTTACAAAAAGGCCACCACAACAGAGGAGAAAATAGCCCATTTAGAAGAGATGCTTGCTGTTATTCCTAAGCATAAAGGTACCGAAAAAATTCAGGGAGAACTACGTAAAAAACTATCTAAGCTGAAAAAAAGTGAGGATAAAGGTGGTAGCAAGAAAACAGTCAGTCCTTTTGTTATCGAAAAACAAGGAGCAGGCCAGGTTTTTTTGCTTGGATTCCCAAACTGTGGAAAATCGGCTTTTGTGGGAAAGCTTACCGCTGCTAAAACAGAAGAGCAACCTTATCCTTTTTCTACATTTACCCCAGTAGTTGGAATGCTCCCTTATCATGACGTATTTATCCAGCTAGTGGACACTCCTCCCATCGATCCTCAAGGGATATCCGGAGAGTTTGCCAGCGGTATTAAAAATGCCCATCTTTTAATTATTATGGTTGATTTTACAGACGGAGATTGCATTGAGCATATACCCAAAATTCAAAAGCTAATTGAGGAAAAAAGAATAATAAACCACAGTAATACACCTGGAGTTCAAGGGCTTCTTCCCTATAAAGTGCTTTGGGTAGGAAACAAGTTTGATAGCCCAGAAGCTATGGAAAACTTTGAAGTTGCTCAAGACCTTGTAGATGACTTTCCTGATTTTTACAAGATTTCAGTTAAAGACTCTCTAGGATTGGATAACTTGACGGAAGTTTTATTTCAAAAACTAGAAGTCAATAGAATTTATACCAAAGCTCCAGGAAAAGATCCTGACTTTTCAAAGCCTTTTACACTGCCTAAAGGAAGCACTATCTTAGACCTTGCAGAACAAATTCACAAAGACATAGCTGCAAACCTTGAAAAGGCTAGGGTATGGGGTTCTGCAAAGTTTGATGGACAATGGGTTAATCATGATCATGTACTACAAGATAAAGATGTAGTAGAACTTTCTTCAAACACCTAA